From Arachis stenosperma cultivar V10309 chromosome 2, arast.V10309.gnm1.PFL2, whole genome shotgun sequence, one genomic window encodes:
- the LOC130962692 gene encoding protein FAR1-RELATED SEQUENCE 5-like, with protein MAYGEAGSLLAYFQQESLENPSFSHAIQLDLEEQITNIFWADAKMIMDYEYFGDVVTLDTTYSTNNACRPLAVFAGFNHFRGVVIFGAALLYDESSESFEWLFREFLKTHKNKKPRTIFTDQAAAMANGLAKVMPETYHALCSWHLMQNGIKHLGNLMKNGSYFLQDFKACMYEYVDETNFKEAWDKLLDDYDLKKNKWLMNLYKLKEKWARCYMNNAFTIGMRSTQLSESLNADLKNCMKPNLNIIQFFNHFERVVNDKRYNELQGEFQSRQKLPRLKMVSSPLLQQVSEVYTLPLFDLFQEEYDKYSAAYIREVNDRGFVYEYVVALFNENKEFKVIKLNGSISQLDECGFNRLLMNLGCILTELFDAKYAKYVWITVDLGRYLTELLK; from the exons ATGGCATACGGGGAGGCAGGCAgcttgttagcatattttcaacaagaatctctagaaaatccatCATTCAGTCATGCTATTCAATTAGATTTGGAAGAACAAATAACGAATATTTTTTGGGCTGATGCAAAAATGATCATGGATTATGAATATTTTGGTGATGTGGTTACTCTTGACACTACATATAGTACTAATAATGCTTGTAGGCCTTTGGCTGTATTTGCAGGATTTAATCACTTTAGAGGGGTAGTGATATTTGGAGCTGCACTTCTTTATGACGAGAGTTCAGAGTCATTTGAATGGCTGTTTAGAGAGTTTTTGAAGACACACAAAAACAAGAAGCCTCGAACTATTTTCACAGATCAAGCTGCTGCAATGGCTAATGGTTTGGCTAAGGTAATGCCTGAAACATATCAtgctttatgttcttggcatTTGATGCAAAATGGCATAAAACATCTTGGTAATTTGATGAAGAATGGTTCTTATTTTCTGCAAGACTTTAAAGCATGTATGTATGAATATGTAGATGAAACTAATTTCAAAGAAGCATGGGATAAATTATTAGATGACTATGATCTTAAGAAGAATAAGTGGTTGATGAACTTGTataaattaaaggagaagtgGGCAAGATGCTATATGAACAATGCATTTACTATTGGCATGCGAAGTACACAGCTTAGTGAAAGTTTGAATGCTGATCTCAAAAATTGTATGAAACCAAACCTAAACATCATTCAATTTTTCAATCACTTTGAAAGAGTTGTCAATGATAAGAGATACAATGAGCTACAAGGAGAATTTCAATCCAGACAGAAGTTACCCAGGTTGAAGATGGTAAGTTCACCACTATTGCAACAAGTTTCTGAAGTATATACCTTGCCATTGTTTGATCTTTTTCAAGAGGAGTATGACAAATATTCTGCAGCTTACATAAGAGAAGTAAATGATAGAGGCTTTGTTTATGAATATGTGGTTGCATTGTTCAATGagaataaagagtttaaa GTCATTAAGCTTAATGGTTCAATATCTCAATTAGATGAGTGTGGTTTTAATAGGCTATTAATG aatcTTGGATGCATACTAACAGAGCTTTTTGATGCCAAATATGCCAAATATGTGTGGATTACTGTTGATCTTGGAAGATATTTGACTGAATTATTGAAATAG